The following proteins come from a genomic window of Ictalurus furcatus strain D&B chromosome 14, Billie_1.0, whole genome shotgun sequence:
- the LOC128617975 gene encoding uncharacterized protein LOC128617975: MRLFGSKKTGSEALSYSTMESITVMLTLWFIWICLWRDDTRPSCMPNRFIAYAAQRFSLDRACRIRRFLQRQLMPREEFAASLADYHSHSSVRSIWVRQRCGVWWEHVFTSWTDFEWMLHFRMRETTFLQPCNLLWPHLQRETTTFRKPVPVEQCIAICMWRLALNVEFGTIPHLFGIGQSTAVTIGNHVASVIVNNLFSLYIRTPSEQEIKVIIQGFQDQWGFRQCGGAIDGTHIGILAPRDSPADYYSCKGFYSVILQGVVDHCLRFWNINVGWPGKVHDARVFGNSSLYKRSQRGTLFLNLRGLQE, encoded by the exons ATGCGACTTTTTGGTTCgaagaaaacaggaagtgaagcgCTCTCGTACAGCACAATGGAGTCCATCACTGTAATGCTTACTTTGTGgtttatttggatttgtttgtggCGCGATGACACACGGCCCTCTTGCATGCCTAACCGGTTTATTGCTTATGCAGCACAGCGATTTTCACTTGATCGCGCTTGTCGTATCAGAAGATTTTTACAGAGGCAGCTGATGCCGAGGGAGGAATTTGCAGCTTCACTTGCCGACTACCATTCCCATTCATCTGTAAG GAGCATCTGGGTTCGGCAGAgatgtggtgtgtggtgggagcaTGTTTTCACCAGCTGGACAGATTTTGAATGGATGCTACATTTTAGAATGAGAGAGACCACATTCTTGCAGCCGTGCAACCTCCTCTGGCCACACCTTCAAAGAGAGACAACCACATTCAGGAAACCAGTGCCTGTTGAGCAATGTATAGCAATATGCATGTGGAGACTGGCCTTAAATGTGGAGTTTGGAACCATCCCCCATTTATTTGGGATTGGCCAGTCTACTGCGGTCACTATTGGCAATCATGTTGCCTCTGTAATTGTGAACAATTTGTTTTCCCTCTACATCAGAACACCCTCTGAACAGGAAATCAAGGTCATAATTCAAGGTTTCCAAGACCAGTGGGGTTTCAGACAATGTGGAGGGGCTATTGATGGGACTCATATTGGGATTTTAGCTCCACGTGACAGCCCTGCAGACTATTACAGCTGTAAAGGTTTCTATTCTGTCATCCTGCAAGGTGTGGTTGACCATTGTCTTCGGTTCTGGAACATCAATGTGGGTTGGCCAGGCAAAGTCCATGATGCCAGAGTGTTCGGCAATTCATCCTTGTACAAGAGGAGTCAGAGGGGTACACTGTTCCTTAATCTCAGAGGTTTGCAGGAGTAG